One window from the genome of Osmerus eperlanus chromosome 1, fOsmEpe2.1, whole genome shotgun sequence encodes:
- the zgc:112334 gene encoding rab GDP dissociation inhibitor beta: protein MQEFDIIVLGTGLKECIISGLMTVSGKRVLHIDRNPYYGGECASISPLEELYKRFQVPGPVKPIGCGRDWNVDLIPKFFLANGELVKMLVFTEVTRYLDFKVVEGSYVYKAGKLYKVPSTEAEAANSDLMGMFDKRRFRKLLLFILNFEEGDPRTHQDMDPSSTSMRDLFKRFDLGADVMEFTGHALALHRTEDYLDRPCVDTIRRIKLYSECQARHNNSPFLYPIYGLGELPQGFARLSAEYGGTCILNREVEQIVMESGKVVGVKSEGELFHCKQLICDPSYVPNRVKKVGRVIRVMCLLNHPIKNTHDASSCQIIIPQTQLNRKSDIYVCLVSYSHNVAADGTYMAVVSTTVETSNPEKEVQPALELLEPIMQKFVSVGNLVVPNEDGRKSQIFVSRSYDATSHFETECEDIKDIYRRLTGSEFSFGDLRREQLDESDED, encoded by the exons ATGCAGGAGTTTGATATCATAGTTCTGGGCACAGGGCTGAAG GAATGCATCATCTCTGGCTTGATGACTGTGAGTGGAAAGAGGGTTCTTCACATTGACAGGAACCCTTACTATGGAGGAGAATGCGCCTCCATTTCCCCCTTAGAAGag CTCTATAAGAGATTCCAGGTTCCTGGTCCAGTGAAACCAATAGGATGTGGGAGAGACTGGAATGTTGATCTCATCCCCAAGTTTTTTCTTGCCAATG GCGAGCTggtcaaaatgttggtgttcACAGAAGTGACTCGATACCTCGACTTCAAGGTGGTAGAGGGAAGCTACGTGTACAAAGCAGGAAAACTCTACAAGGTCCCTTCCACCGAGGCCGAGGCAGCTAATTCAG ACCTCATGGGCATGTTTGACAAGCGACGCTTCCGAAAGCTGCTTCTCTTCATCCTGAACTTTGAGGAGGGCGACCCCCGCACCCACCAGGACATGGACCCCTCCAGCACCAGCATGAGAGACCTGTTCAAACGCTTCGACCTCGGGGCCGACGTCATGGAGTTCACCGGCCACGCTCTGGCCCTACACCGCACCGAGGA CTACCTAGACCGTCCCTGTGTTGATACCATCAGAAGGATCAAGCTGTACTCTGAGTGTCAGGCCCGACACAACAACAGCCCCTTCCTCTATCCTATATATGGGCTTGGGGAACTACCACAAGGCTTCGCCAG GCTGAGTGCAGAGTATGGAGGGACCTGCATTCTGAACAGAGAGGTGGAGCAGATTGTGATGGAAAGTGGGAAAGTGGTTGGAGTGAAATCCGAGGGAGAG TTGTTCCACTGTAAACAGTTAATTTGTGACCCCAGCTATGTACCCAACCGGGTAAAGAAAGTGGGCCGTGTCATACGGGTCATGTGTCTCCTGAAtcatccaatcaaaaacacccATGACGCCAGCTCCTGTCAAATCATCATCCCTCAAACACAACTCAACAGGAAATCAG ACATCTACGTGTGCCTGGTGTCCTACTCTCATAACGTGGCGGCGGATGGGACATACATGGCGGTTGTGAGCACCACCGTAGAGACCAGCAACCCAGAGAAGGAGGTGCAGCCGGCTCTAGAACTCCTGGAGCCCATCATGCAGAA GTTTGTCTCCGTCGGCAACCTGGTTGTCCCCAATGAAGACGGCAGGAAGAGCCAA ATCTTTGTGTCTCGCTCCTACGATGCCACGTCACACTTcgaaacagaatgtgaggatatCAAGGATATATATCGCCGTCTAACAGGGTCCGAGTTCAGCTTCGGTGACCTACGCAGAGAACAGCTCGATGAGAGTGATGAAGACTGA